A genomic window from Polaribacter gangjinensis includes:
- a CDS encoding RsmD family RNA methyltransferase: protein MRIISGKHKGRRLQAPKNLPVRPTTDMAKEGLFNVLNNHFYFDAITVIDLFAGTGNISYEFASRGSKNVVAVDENYNCIKYINSISKELNFDINSFKSDVYSFLEKTSLQADIIFADPPYHFETEKFLQIVDIVFEKELITEEGLLIIEHSKNTDLSQHKNHSYEKRYGGNVFSFFEYKNEEEL from the coding sequence ATGAGAATTATCTCAGGAAAACACAAAGGAAGACGTTTACAAGCGCCCAAAAATTTACCAGTTCGTCCAACAACAGACATGGCTAAAGAAGGCCTGTTCAATGTATTAAACAACCATTTTTATTTTGATGCAATTACGGTAATTGATTTATTTGCCGGCACTGGAAATATCAGTTATGAATTTGCTTCAAGAGGAAGTAAAAACGTAGTTGCCGTTGATGAAAATTACAATTGTATAAAATACATCAATAGTATTTCTAAAGAACTTAATTTCGATATAAACAGTTTTAAAAGCGACGTGTATTCGTTCTTAGAAAAAACTTCTTTGCAAGCTGATATTATCTTTGCAGACCCACCATATCATTTTGAAACGGAGAAGTTTTTACAAATTGTTGATATTGTTTTTGAAAAAGAATTGATTACTGAAGAAGGATTATTAATTATTGAACATTCAAAAAATACAGATTTATCTCAACACAAAAACCATAGTTATGAGAAAAGATATGGAGGAAATGTGTTTAGTTTTTTTGAATATAAAAACGAAGAGGAGTTATAA
- a CDS encoding DUF3822 family protein, whose protein sequence is MDGFSFCVSDLFSKEISYFADYTFDETVNSLENLLENIKTIFNEDPILHNEFSEVFIIHQNSLNTLVPDDYFDENSLSSYLEYNIKTLQTDFITFDSIAEIEAKNVYIPYVNINNYLFQNFGEFEYKHHTTILLEKLIQKNKSEEKVMFVNVFKNTFDITVLEHKKLILSNSFAYNTKEDFIYYILFVAEQLQLNNEEFKLYFTGEITIESDLYNIAFTYIKNVYFLESSQAIFKELDAKKHSNFILLG, encoded by the coding sequence TTGGATGGATTTTCTTTTTGTGTTTCAGATTTATTTTCAAAAGAAATTAGCTACTTTGCCGATTACACTTTTGATGAGACTGTCAATTCATTGGAAAATTTGTTAGAAAACATAAAAACAATTTTCAACGAAGACCCAATTTTACATAATGAATTTAGTGAAGTTTTTATCATTCATCAAAATAGCCTGAACACACTTGTTCCAGATGATTATTTTGATGAAAATTCGCTAAGTTCATATCTTGAATACAATATCAAAACCTTACAAACAGATTTCATTACTTTTGATTCTATTGCTGAAATTGAAGCGAAAAACGTTTACATCCCTTATGTAAACATCAACAATTATTTGTTTCAAAACTTCGGTGAATTTGAGTACAAACATCACACAACAATTTTATTAGAAAAACTCATCCAAAAAAACAAATCCGAAGAAAAAGTAATGTTTGTGAATGTATTTAAAAATACATTTGATATTACAGTACTTGAGCATAAAAAACTAATTTTAAGCAACTCTTTTGCTTATAATACTAAGGAAGATTTTATTTACTACATACTCTTTGTTGCTGAACAGTTACAATTAAATAACGAAGAATTCAAATTGTACTTTACAGGAGAAATTACAATAGAATCAGACCTCTATAATATTGCATTTACCTACATTAAAAATGTATATTTTCTTGAAAGTTCTCAAGCTATTTTTAAAGAGTTAGATGCAAAAAAACATTCAAATTTCATTTTATTAGGATGA
- a CDS encoding RecQ family ATP-dependent DNA helicase — protein sequence MTDAQKILQQYWNYDSFISPQEEIIEAVLNQKDVIALLPTGGGKSICFQVPALLKDGVCIVISPLISLIQDQVENLKSRGIKATSIPSGASQNDILTLFDNIKFGNYKFLYISPERLQMPLIQEKIKQLTVSFVAVDEAHCISEWGHDFRPSFRNITILRELVPNVHFIALTATANQQVLLDIEINLKLKTPKIFRKSFYKEHLAYQIFTVEDKLLKLQQIFEKTKTPAIVYVNSRNKTQQIAQFLSSKNFKASFYNGGLTAAEKEIAFENWMSEKTPIMVATNAFGMGIDKKNVGIVIHFDIPYSIENYIQEAGRAGRNHQKSFAVLLKNNNDISNQIEYSKKSLPSIQEVKEIHKKLYQYFRIANGEIPENLLGFNLLEFSKIYNFSVKKVDAVLRILANNSILEITNTYNKKSSIIFHETSKNLHFYAINNIYIKNFVNSLLRTYTGLFEQEVKIDEYLLAKKNNTTSNQIIGYLEQLQKDEIITYNSVKTDSEIRFLVPREDDKTINRFSKEITQFIKQKEKKSTDFLRFIQNNSVCRSVQILAYFDEKSIKKCGICDVCLSEKKTQKKDIDLEILNLLQQKEKLSSQEITQILNFSEKDILVHLRQLISDEKININHQNKYYLN from the coding sequence ATGACTGATGCACAAAAAATACTGCAACAATATTGGAATTATGATTCATTTATTTCTCCGCAAGAAGAAATTATTGAAGCGGTTCTAAATCAAAAAGATGTTATTGCATTATTGCCTACTGGAGGTGGAAAATCAATTTGTTTTCAAGTTCCTGCATTATTAAAAGATGGCGTATGTATAGTTATTTCGCCGTTAATTTCATTGATTCAAGATCAAGTTGAAAATTTAAAAAGCAGAGGAATTAAAGCTACTTCAATTCCTTCAGGAGCAAGTCAAAATGATATATTAACCCTTTTTGACAATATCAAATTCGGAAATTATAAATTCTTATACATCTCTCCTGAACGTTTGCAAATGCCTTTAATTCAGGAAAAAATCAAACAATTAACTGTAAGTTTTGTAGCTGTTGATGAAGCGCATTGTATTTCAGAATGGGGACATGATTTCAGACCATCATTCAGAAATATTACGATTCTCAGAGAATTAGTTCCAAATGTTCATTTTATAGCACTTACTGCCACTGCAAACCAACAAGTATTGTTAGATATTGAAATAAATTTAAAACTTAAAACTCCGAAAATATTCAGAAAAAGTTTTTATAAAGAGCATTTGGCGTATCAAATTTTTACTGTAGAAGATAAATTATTGAAACTTCAACAAATTTTTGAAAAGACAAAAACACCTGCAATTGTTTATGTAAACTCAAGAAATAAAACGCAACAAATTGCTCAATTTTTAAGTTCTAAAAACTTTAAAGCAAGTTTTTATAATGGAGGATTAACAGCTGCAGAAAAAGAAATTGCTTTCGAAAATTGGATGTCAGAAAAGACCCCAATTATGGTTGCCACAAATGCATTTGGAATGGGAATTGACAAAAAAAATGTTGGCATTGTTATTCATTTTGACATTCCATATAGTATAGAAAATTACATTCAAGAAGCTGGAAGAGCAGGAAGAAATCATCAAAAATCTTTTGCAGTTTTATTAAAAAACAACAACGATATTTCCAATCAAATTGAGTACTCTAAAAAGTCACTTCCAAGCATCCAAGAAGTAAAAGAAATTCATAAAAAATTGTATCAATATTTTAGAATTGCCAATGGCGAAATTCCAGAAAATTTATTGGGTTTTAACCTCTTAGAATTCTCGAAAATATATAATTTTTCAGTGAAAAAAGTAGATGCTGTTTTGCGTATTTTAGCAAACAATTCTATCCTTGAAATTACAAATACATACAATAAAAAATCGAGTATTATTTTTCATGAAACTAGTAAAAATCTCCATTTTTACGCTATCAATAATATCTATATAAAAAACTTTGTAAATTCATTACTAAGAACTTACACAGGATTATTTGAACAAGAAGTTAAAATTGATGAATATCTACTTGCAAAGAAAAATAATACCACTTCAAACCAAATTATTGGGTATTTAGAGCAGTTACAAAAAGACGAAATCATTACTTATAACAGTGTTAAAACAGATTCAGAAATTCGGTTTTTAGTTCCAAGAGAAGATGATAAAACTATCAATCGTTTTTCAAAAGAAATCACTCAATTTATCAAACAAAAAGAAAAAAAATCAACCGATTTTTTACGCTTTATTCAAAATAATTCTGTTTGTAGAAGTGTACAAATTTTAGCGTATTTTGATGAAAAATCAATCAAAAAATGTGGTATTTGTGACGTTTGTTTATCCGAAAAAAAGACTCAAAAAAAAGATATTGATTTAGAGATTTTAAACTTACTTCAGCAAAAAGAAAAACTTTCTTCACAAGAAATTACCCAAATTTTAAACTTCTCTGAAAAAGACATTTTAGTACATTTACGTCAGTTAATTTCAGATGAAAAAATCAACATCAATCATCAAAATAAATATTACCTAAACTAA
- a CDS encoding DUF493 family protein, whose protein sequence is MEDRETFYKKLQWQLEDTTQFPSDYLFKFIVPTTENQVDEVENLFNNNGAVINTKKSKTGKYVSVSIVLNVENATTVISYYQKAEKIKGIISL, encoded by the coding sequence ATGGAGGATAGAGAAACTTTTTATAAAAAATTGCAATGGCAATTAGAGGATACTACTCAATTTCCATCAGACTATTTGTTTAAATTTATTGTTCCAACTACTGAAAATCAGGTAGATGAAGTAGAAAATTTATTCAATAACAATGGAGCTGTCATTAACACTAAAAAATCAAAAACAGGAAAATATGTAAGCGTTTCCATCGTTTTAAATGTTGAAAATGCGACCACTGTTATATCATATTATCAAAAAGCAGAAAAAATTAAAGGTATAATTTCACTATAA
- a CDS encoding peptidylprolyl isomerase, translating to MKKRLLIAILSVSSITFSQKKDKVLMTIGNEKVLVSDFRRVYEKNLDAIDNEEEKDIQKNIELYINYRLKVKEAYRLQLDTLPSYKKEIESYRNQLSMPYLQDSAYINKLVKDAYFRIKNEVKAKHILVRTPSVATPKDTLEAYNKIVKIREKILKGEDFEKVAVEFSEDPSAKGDSINGRPGNKGNLGYFSAFRMVFPFEDAAYKTKVGEVSTPFKTRFGYHILQVDSIRKSKGEVEVAHILITDKTEKGEKLINEVYDRLQKDEQFKTLAREYSDDVGTKSKGGVLRKFGTGVMVKPFEDAAFGLEKEDSYSKPFKTQFGWHIVYLIKKHPVDSFEKLQPELLQKVRSDERAQLSQMAVIQKLKKKYSIIENESAKSIFDIKNIRNISKDSLQSEILKINERSLSQEKFVNFIKNRTGKAVFELFEDFKNDEILNYYKENLEKSEPEFAITLQEYKDGLLLFELMQQTIWEKSTKDSLGLKTYFDENISKYSSNELAKVKGEVMNDYQNFLENNWIAELRKNVIIAIDNRQLKNLIKFYNKK from the coding sequence ATGAAAAAAAGGCTATTAATTGCAATATTGAGTGTTTCATCAATTACTTTTTCGCAAAAAAAGGACAAAGTTTTAATGACGATTGGAAATGAAAAAGTACTTGTTTCTGATTTTAGACGCGTTTATGAAAAGAATTTAGACGCAATTGATAATGAAGAAGAAAAAGATATTCAAAAAAATATTGAACTTTATATCAATTATCGTTTGAAAGTTAAAGAGGCTTATCGCTTACAATTAGATACTTTACCTTCTTACAAAAAAGAAATTGAATCTTACAGAAACCAACTATCTATGCCTTATTTACAAGACTCGGCATACATAAATAAATTGGTAAAAGATGCATATTTTAGAATTAAAAACGAAGTAAAAGCAAAGCATATTTTGGTAAGAACTCCCTCTGTAGCTACTCCAAAAGATACCTTAGAAGCTTATAACAAGATCGTAAAAATTCGTGAAAAAATACTGAAAGGCGAAGATTTTGAAAAGGTTGCAGTGGAGTTTTCTGAAGACCCTTCAGCGAAAGGAGATTCTATCAATGGAAGACCTGGAAATAAAGGTAATTTAGGTTATTTTTCTGCATTTAGAATGGTATTTCCTTTTGAAGATGCAGCTTATAAAACCAAAGTTGGTGAAGTTTCAACACCTTTCAAAACGCGTTTTGGATACCATATTTTACAAGTTGATTCTATTAGAAAATCTAAAGGTGAAGTTGAGGTTGCTCATATTTTAATTACTGATAAAACTGAAAAAGGAGAAAAGTTAATCAATGAAGTGTATGACAGACTTCAAAAAGATGAGCAATTTAAAACCTTAGCAAGAGAATATTCTGATGATGTTGGTACAAAATCTAAAGGCGGAGTTTTGCGCAAATTCGGCACTGGTGTTATGGTAAAACCGTTTGAAGATGCTGCTTTTGGTTTGGAAAAAGAAGATTCTTATTCTAAGCCATTTAAAACTCAATTTGGATGGCATATTGTGTATTTGATAAAAAAGCATCCAGTAGATTCTTTTGAAAAATTGCAACCTGAATTGTTGCAAAAAGTTCGTTCTGATGAAAGAGCTCAGCTGTCTCAAATGGCAGTTATTCAAAAATTGAAAAAAAAATATAGCATCATTGAAAATGAATCCGCAAAATCGATTTTTGATATAAAAAATATTAGAAATATATCGAAAGATTCTCTTCAATCAGAAATATTAAAAATAAACGAACGTAGTTTGTCTCAAGAAAAATTCGTGAATTTCATCAAAAATAGAACTGGAAAGGCTGTTTTTGAATTGTTTGAAGATTTTAAAAACGATGAAATTTTAAACTATTACAAAGAAAATTTAGAAAAATCAGAACCTGAATTTGCTATAACTCTTCAAGAATATAAAGATGGATTGTTGTTATTTGAGTTGATGCAACAAACTATTTGGGAAAAATCAACCAAAGATTCTTTAGGCTTAAAAACGTATTTTGATGAAAACATCAGTAAATACAGCTCAAATGAACTTGCCAAAGTAAAAGGTGAAGTAATGAATGATTATCAGAACTTTTTGGAAAACAATTGGATTGCTGAGTTGAGAAAAAATGTTATCATCGCAATTGATAACAGACAATTAAAAAATTTAATCAAATTTTATAACAAAAAGTAG
- a CDS encoding AAA family ATPase — MSDVEAVNDLVKKYQSLQTEIGKIIIGQKEAVNFTLLSIFCGGHSLLIGVPGLAKTLLVNTVSDALGLHFKRIQFTPDLMPSDILGSEILDQNRQFTFIKGPIFSNIILADEINRTPPKTQAALLEAMQERSVTISGNHYKLDLPFFVLATQNPIEQEGTYPLPEAQLDRFMFSINLEYPSFQEEVAVVFNTTSNQNQQLNAIFSGPEIIEIQQLIRKIPVSNNVVEYAVRLVGKTRPKSAEATEMVKNYLDWGAGPRASQNLVLAAKAHAAVHGKYSPDIEDVKAVAIPILSHRIVKNYKAEAEGITVSDIINSLL, encoded by the coding sequence ATGTCTGATGTAGAGGCTGTAAATGATTTGGTAAAAAAATATCAATCATTACAAACGGAAATAGGAAAAATAATTATAGGACAAAAAGAAGCTGTAAACTTTACACTTTTGTCAATTTTTTGTGGAGGTCATTCTTTATTGATTGGTGTTCCTGGATTGGCTAAAACTTTATTAGTAAATACAGTTTCTGATGCTTTAGGATTGCATTTTAAACGCATTCAATTTACACCAGATTTAATGCCTTCAGACATTTTAGGAAGTGAAATTTTAGATCAAAACAGGCAATTTACATTCATAAAAGGGCCTATTTTTTCTAATATTATTTTGGCGGATGAAATCAACAGAACACCACCAAAAACGCAAGCAGCTTTGTTAGAGGCAATGCAAGAACGATCAGTAACTATTTCTGGAAATCATTACAAATTAGACTTGCCGTTTTTTGTTTTGGCAACTCAAAATCCAATTGAACAAGAAGGAACGTATCCTTTGCCAGAAGCACAATTGGATCGTTTTATGTTTTCTATTAACTTAGAATATCCTTCTTTTCAAGAAGAAGTAGCAGTGGTTTTTAATACCACAAGCAATCAAAATCAACAATTGAATGCTATTTTTTCAGGTCCAGAAATTATTGAAATTCAGCAATTGATTCGAAAAATTCCTGTATCTAATAATGTGGTTGAATATGCAGTAAGATTGGTTGGAAAAACAAGACCTAAATCTGCAGAGGCAACAGAAATGGTAAAAAATTATTTGGACTGGGGTGCAGGCCCAAGAGCTTCACAGAATTTAGTTTTGGCAGCAAAAGCGCATGCGGCTGTTCATGGCAAATACTCACCAGATATTGAAGATGTGAAAGCTGTTGCTATTCCGATTTTATCACACAGAATTGTTAAGAATTACAAAGCAGAGGCTGAAGGAATTACAGTTTCAGATATTATAAATTCACTTTTATAA
- a CDS encoding peptidylprolyl isomerase, whose amino-acid sequence MLQKTTILKPINLIIFSFFLGFTSFNTFSQKVKIDGVAVVIGKNIVLNSDIDKFKLEIEKRSEGKIKISDCEMLEELMQQKLLSHHAVVDSVTVTDAEISANVDRNIAYFTQEFGSVDKVIKAYGFNSIEDLKSEIFNVEKENMLIQREQAKITEKIDVTPEEVRLYFNGLKDKGELPEIPAEVEIAQIVFKAIPSQEEDDRIIKKLNELKAEIEEGASFKMKAIINSDDPGVTSNGGQYEVTKESPFIKEFKETAFSLDVGQVSKPFKSDFGYHIMQLHEIRGNKRVASHILMRPNVPDQLINDTKSKAEKVKQDILDGKITFEEAVKQYSQDDETKNDGGLISNPYNGESKFDLTRMDPDLYGRVAELKKGEMTDVFYDQDQSGIKMFKFMLMRERTDTHVADLVQDYVKIQELALMKKKEEVIAKWSKGKIKDTYIKLSEIHNKCTFEKNWKKETAN is encoded by the coding sequence ATGCTACAAAAAACAACAATTTTAAAACCTATTAATTTAATTATATTTTCCTTTTTCTTAGGATTTACTAGTTTCAATACTTTTTCTCAAAAAGTAAAAATTGATGGAGTTGCCGTAGTTATTGGTAAAAACATTGTATTGAATTCTGATATTGATAAATTTAAATTAGAAATTGAAAAAAGATCTGAAGGAAAAATTAAAATTTCAGACTGTGAAATGTTAGAAGAATTGATGCAACAAAAACTGTTGTCACATCATGCAGTGGTTGATAGTGTTACAGTTACTGATGCAGAAATTTCGGCAAATGTTGATAGAAATATTGCCTACTTTACCCAAGAATTTGGTTCTGTTGACAAAGTAATTAAGGCTTATGGTTTTAATAGCATTGAAGATTTAAAAAGTGAAATTTTCAATGTTGAAAAAGAAAATATGCTTATACAAAGAGAGCAAGCAAAAATTACTGAAAAAATTGATGTAACTCCTGAAGAAGTTCGTTTGTATTTTAACGGATTGAAAGATAAAGGTGAATTGCCAGAAATTCCTGCTGAAGTTGAAATTGCACAAATTGTTTTTAAAGCGATACCATCACAAGAAGAAGACGATCGTATCATTAAAAAATTAAACGAATTGAAGGCTGAAATTGAAGAAGGAGCCAGTTTTAAAATGAAGGCAATCATCAATTCTGATGACCCAGGAGTAACTAGTAATGGAGGGCAATATGAAGTAACTAAAGAATCACCTTTTATCAAAGAGTTTAAAGAAACTGCTTTTAGTTTAGATGTTGGTCAAGTTTCAAAACCTTTCAAATCAGATTTTGGATATCATATCATGCAGTTACATGAAATCAGAGGAAATAAGCGAGTTGCATCACATATTTTAATGCGTCCAAATGTTCCTGATCAATTGATTAATGACACAAAAAGTAAAGCTGAAAAAGTAAAACAAGATATTTTAGATGGTAAAATAACTTTTGAAGAAGCTGTAAAACAATATTCTCAAGATGATGAAACTAAAAATGATGGAGGTTTGATTTCAAATCCATACAATGGTGAATCAAAATTTGATTTGACAAGAATGGATCCAGATTTGTATGGAAGAGTGGCCGAATTGAAAAAAGGGGAAATGACGGACGTGTTTTACGATCAAGATCAAAGTGGTATAAAAATGTTCAAATTCATGTTGATGAGAGAAAGAACAGATACTCACGTTGCAGATTTGGTGCAAGATTATGTAAAAATTCAAGAATTGGCTTTAATGAAAAAGAAAGAAGAAGTGATTGCCAAATGGTCTAAAGGAAAAATAAAAGACACGTACATTAAATTATCAGAAATCCACAATAAATGTACGTTTGAAAAAAATTGGAAAAAAGAAACTGCTAACTAA
- a CDS encoding AAA family ATPase, protein MQEKQYKIVLIGGPATGKTTVLKTLKEKGFHCFEEVSREVTLNAQKNGIEQLFLTNPLLFSELLLEGREKQYQVAEKSAENIIFFDRGIPDITAYLDFFNTKYPAVFTEKCHTYKYDVIFHFSPWEAIYTKDNERYESFEESVLIDKFIIKTYTDLGYKIINVPFGKLEERVQFIVNYLNN, encoded by the coding sequence TTGCAAGAAAAACAATATAAAATTGTGTTAATTGGAGGACCTGCAACAGGGAAAACTACAGTGCTTAAAACACTTAAAGAAAAAGGATTTCATTGTTTTGAAGAAGTTTCAAGAGAAGTTACTTTAAATGCTCAAAAAAACGGAATTGAGCAACTTTTCTTGACAAATCCACTGCTTTTTAGTGAATTACTTTTAGAAGGGAGAGAAAAACAATATCAAGTTGCTGAAAAATCAGCTGAAAATATTATTTTTTTTGATAGAGGAATTCCTGACATTACAGCTTATCTTGATTTTTTCAACACAAAATATCCTGCTGTATTTACAGAAAAATGTCATACTTATAAATACGATGTAATTTTTCACTTTTCTCCTTGGGAAGCAATTTACACAAAAGACAATGAGCGTTATGAATCATTTGAGGAATCCGTTTTAATTGATAAATTCATCATTAAAACTTATACAGATTTAGGGTATAAAATTATCAATGTTCCCTTTGGAAAATTAGAAGAGCGTGTTCAATTTATTGTCAATTATTTGAACAATTAA
- a CDS encoding ATP-dependent DNA helicase, translating into MIQKPVDFYKQLCVNFPFLATEKQDLLLKLLSIFIFETNKESLFLLKGYAGTGKTTTISTFVNALKFAGKKAVLLAPTGRAAKVISVYSKRPAFTIHKKIYFPKKQSNASISFVLQPNKHTNTIFIVDEASMIPDEKQHQNSFETTSLLDDLISYVYSGQNCKLLFIGDTAQLPPVKLNVSPALDLDILTRHYFKDVKEIELDEVMRQHENSGILFNATQLRKLIQNDGNPFQFEVKFPDIKRLEDGYDIEDAILDAYNSNGVEDTAFIVRSNKRANEYNQQIRMQIRGQENTISAGDYIMVVKNNYFWLDETSPAGFIANGDICEVLRIFTIKEIYGFSFAEVTLRMIDYPEMNPFETVLLLDTLTSESPSLTYEETNKLYQAVKEDYADETSSYKQLLAIKKNPYFNALQVKFSYAITCHKSQGGQWKTVFVEQPYLPDGVSKEYYRWLYTAITRAQEKLYLIGFKDEFFAS; encoded by the coding sequence ATGATTCAAAAACCCGTTGATTTTTACAAACAATTATGTGTAAACTTTCCTTTTTTGGCAACAGAAAAGCAAGATTTACTGCTTAAATTGTTGAGTATTTTTATTTTTGAAACCAACAAAGAAAGTCTTTTTTTGTTGAAAGGTTATGCAGGTACAGGGAAAACAACAACTATAAGTACTTTTGTAAATGCATTAAAATTTGCAGGAAAAAAAGCGGTTTTATTAGCGCCAACAGGAAGAGCTGCAAAAGTGATTTCAGTATATTCAAAAAGACCAGCATTTACGATTCATAAAAAAATTTATTTTCCCAAAAAGCAATCAAATGCATCAATTTCATTTGTGCTGCAACCCAATAAGCACACAAACACTATTTTTATTGTAGATGAAGCTTCTATGATTCCTGATGAAAAACAACATCAAAATTCGTTTGAAACTACATCTTTGTTAGATGATTTGATTTCGTATGTTTATTCAGGTCAAAATTGCAAGTTGCTTTTTATTGGAGATACAGCCCAACTTCCACCAGTAAAATTAAATGTTAGTCCTGCTTTAGATTTAGACATTTTAACCAGACATTATTTTAAGGATGTTAAAGAAATTGAGTTGGATGAAGTGATGCGTCAACATGAAAATTCGGGAATTTTGTTCAACGCAACTCAATTGCGAAAATTGATTCAAAATGATGGAAATCCATTTCAATTTGAAGTAAAATTTCCTGATATCAAAAGATTGGAAGATGGTTATGACATTGAAGATGCCATTTTGGATGCATACAATTCAAATGGAGTAGAAGATACTGCATTTATTGTGCGTTCAAATAAGCGTGCGAATGAATACAATCAGCAAATTCGGATGCAAATTCGAGGTCAAGAAAATACCATTTCTGCTGGAGATTACATCATGGTTGTGAAGAATAATTATTTTTGGTTGGATGAAACTTCGCCTGCAGGTTTTATTGCGAATGGAGATATTTGCGAAGTGTTGCGGATTTTTACCATCAAAGAGATTTATGGATTTTCATTTGCGGAAGTTACCCTCAGAATGATTGATTATCCAGAAATGAATCCTTTTGAAACAGTTTTACTTTTAGATACTTTGACTAGCGAAAGTCCTTCCTTGACTTATGAAGAAACCAATAAATTATACCAAGCTGTAAAAGAAGATTATGCTGATGAAACTTCTAGTTACAAACAATTATTGGCAATCAAAAAAAATCCCTATTTCAATGCGTTGCAAGTCAAGTTTTCATATGCCATAACTTGTCATAAATCGCAAGGTGGACAGTGGAAAACTGTTTTTGTTGAGCAACCTTATTTGCCTGATGGTGTTTCAAAAGAATACTACAGATGGTTGTATACAGCCATTACAAGAGCTCAAGAAAAGTTATATTTGATAGGATTTAAAGATGAATTTTTTGCTAGCTAA
- the fmt gene encoding methionyl-tRNA formyltransferase, which produces MNRLRIVFMGTPDFATSILQHLVDNNFDVVGVVTAADKPAGRGLKMNESSVKKYAQSQNIPVLQPTNLKSESFLTSLKDFNADIQIVVAFRMLPKEVWSMPKMGTFNLHASLLPEYRGAAPIHWAIINGEKKTGVTTFFIDDKIDTGEIILQREIEITEIETVGTLHDKLMHLGADLVSETVESISRRDFKTTKQLDIEEKSAPKLTPDNTKIDWSETLENIYNKIRGLNPFPAAWTIIQMNNEEILAKIYAVEKEKTSHSLNYGTIVSNKKEVKVAVQNGFIHILEIKLSGKRQMNIKSLLNGFTFSEDAKML; this is translated from the coding sequence ATGAATAGATTGCGCATCGTTTTTATGGGAACCCCAGATTTTGCCACTTCAATTTTACAACACTTAGTTGATAACAATTTTGATGTTGTAGGAGTTGTAACTGCTGCTGACAAACCTGCAGGAAGAGGATTGAAAATGAATGAATCTTCCGTAAAAAAATATGCTCAATCGCAAAACATTCCAGTTTTACAACCAACAAATTTAAAAAGCGAATCGTTTTTAACATCTTTAAAAGATTTCAATGCAGATATCCAAATTGTAGTTGCTTTTAGAATGTTGCCCAAAGAAGTTTGGAGCATGCCAAAAATGGGAACTTTCAATTTACACGCGTCTTTATTACCTGAATATAGAGGTGCAGCTCCTATTCATTGGGCAATTATCAATGGTGAGAAAAAAACTGGAGTAACCACTTTTTTTATAGATGATAAAATTGATACTGGCGAAATCATTTTACAACGCGAAATTGAAATTACAGAAATTGAAACGGTTGGAACTTTGCATGATAAATTGATGCATCTTGGCGCAGATTTAGTCTCAGAAACTGTAGAATCAATTTCAAGGCGAGATTTCAAAACAACCAAACAACTAGATATAGAAGAAAAATCAGCTCCTAAATTAACTCCTGATAATACAAAAATAGATTGGAGCGAAACTCTAGAAAATATCTATAACAAAATTCGTGGATTGAATCCTTTTCCTGCTGCTTGGACAATCATTCAAATGAATAATGAAGAAATTTTAGCAAAAATTTATGCAGTTGAAAAAGAGAAAACTTCTCACTCTCTAAACTATGGAACAATTGTATCAAATAAAAAGGAAGTGAAAGTTGCTGTTCAAAATGGTTTCATACATATATTAGAAATAAAACTTTCTG